The Pseudodesulfovibrio sp. JC047 genome contains the following window.
AAGACAATTTCTCCAGCCATATCAATCCGCAAAATAATGGATTTGGCACGCTGAACAAGATTTCGATATTTTTCACGGTCCGCGAGGCGACCCAGGATCATGACCAAAACAGCCCAGAGGGAAGCTGGGACCAACAAGATACCAATACCGCCCCCCACGAGAATATACACCTTCAACGGCGAGGAAGACCATCCTCCCTGCGGGACCGCAGCCAGCTCCCAAACTCCAGCCGGGACCGAAATCGTCTGAATCAAGGGAACCATGTCAAAAACTATGGCCGAACCAGCCAGAATCATTTCCTTGGAGGGAGGCACTTCGGGTTTTCGCAAGGCCAATAAAATCCCATGCAAGGTATCAAACAATCCCACACGACTGTAAAAGGAACGAAGATCGAGACAGATCACGACCTGCCCCCAATACCGACTCTCCCCGTCCGACGAGGTCACGAGAACCGGCGCAAAAAACATGATATCGACAATGCTCTTGTTATCCTGATCCGGAACAAGAATCTGGACGGCTCCGGTTCCTTGCGCGCGCATGGCCAAACCACGAGCCTGAACCGGCCCGCTGCTGAAGAGTTGCCGCCCCATGGCATGATCCGCGTCAATGGCCGGATAGACATGGGTCACCACATTGTCTCTCGCAAGCCAGACCGAACGCACACTCCCCTCATGAACGAGCAATCGCCTTGCCAAAGTTTGAAACAGCTCAGGCTGCATATCCGGGTTGGCCTGAATCGACGACCGCAAGGCTGTTATCAAATGAAGCTTCGCATCAAGTGCGTTCTCCAACCTCGCTGCAACGTCAGTCATGACATGCAGCACTTCCGCCCGACTCTTTTCGACATGGTTATCCCTGTCGGCACCATACCCAAAAAAAACGATCGCTGCGACAACCAAACCGGCAATAAGGGGAATCAGGTAGACAACTCGTTTGAGCATAGTGATAAAAATCCATAATGGCCAGAAGGTTACACGACATCGGTATGGCACCATACCAAAAGTATGTCCAAAGTGAAATGGATTCTGAAAAAACAGGTGACCGAGACAAAAAAATCAGCCGACGACAGTGACTCCGAGCTGCGTGCTCTCATGGGTCGAGGGAACGCTGATACACGTCAAACTGTCATGAGGAAGGAACGAAACAGACGGGATCAGGGCACCGGCCTGCCGTTGCAGACGAATCTCCCGGACCCGGCGCAAATGCCGGCTTCCGATAGGATCAAAGGAAACGGCGGGAGAGGCTTTTGGATCACTCAGAAAATTGAACACCAGATTTTCCGACAGGCTGAACATGGATTCGAATTCCCGCATAACCCGCAATCCCGGCACCAAACGGTCGGCCAGCCGCAGGGAATTCCCCCAGCCTTTGCGCCCTGTCACGGTCAGACTGCCTTTGATAAGTTGTTTCTTGACCACAAACGGTAACCGCCGTTTATCCATGGTGGAAAGCAGGGTATCGTCCGAATCGCGATTGGGTTTTCGAAACAGGGTCAACGCGGTTTCCAATTCCCTTCTGAACCGCCGGTCAGCCTGCGCTTCCACATACACGTGGGACAACTTGGACCCGGAATTCATGTCCATAAGTGCGTTCGGCACAAAATAATTATGCGCCACGACATCAGCGGCCAGATGGGTCAGATACCCGTAGGCATAGGCCTGAACTTCAGCGTCCTTGGCCGAATTGAGCAACTTGAAACCCGTGACCCAATTATGACTATGGCCGGGGCGAAACTTGGTTCCCTTGCCAATGAAAATATCGGCGGACAGGCATCCATACAAAAACGCGTTTCTGTATCGATCGAGCAAGGCTGCGACCAATGGGGGAAGACATCCCACGTCAGCCAAAACAGAATTCCCCAACGCGAGATGCACACCCGGTCCCCAGGCAAAAGCCTGATCCGGAATCAGCATCACGAAACCACTGATGATGAGGGCAAAAATATATTTCACTTTCGATGTGCTCACCGGCAGAACGTAAGGCCCTGTGCGGAAAAGTCAATGAAAATCGGATGGGCTTATGCCGCCGGACACTCCCCGGCTCCGTCCCTTTTTATCCCTGTCAGACAAGCGTTTTTAAAAAAGGGGAAAAATACTCGGGGAAAACACGATGTTGCCCAACCTTTCCCAAAACAACGGAAGCCCCACACTTTCCACGGCTCCCGTTCGCTTGTGAACAAAAAACCGCACAGGGAGGCTCTTCCCTGTGCGGTGATTTACTGCGTACTATTTCCAGACAGCGGCGTGTTCGGCCACAAAGTCGTCAAATGTCCGAGCCGGTTTTCCGGTCACATACTCCACGGCTTTGGTTACATTGTCGGCCATGCCAAGCTTGATAATCCGAGTCAGACTGACCAACATATCATTATTCCACTGGGGAACATCCTGCTCCTGCAACAGCTGAACAAACGCTTCTTCGGATGCCGGGGCATACTCGACCGTGCGCCCAATGGCCGCCGTGATCTTTTCCGCCACCTGAGACAACGTCAGCCCTTCAGGACCGGTCAGGGCATAAAAACTGTTTTCAAATCCCGTGTTGTCCAGCAACAGCCGGGCCGCACAGTCCGTGACATCCCGGACATCAATATAACTGACAGCAGCGGCCTCCTGAGGCAGGGCAATGACACCGGCCCGAACCATCTCGGCATACGGACCGATAAAATTCTGCATGAAACAATTGGGACGAAGCACGGTGTACGTGATCTTCGAATCCTCCACGAACTGATCGACCATGCCGTGTTCCCGGCCAAGCCGCCAATGGGCATCAGACGAGGCGCCATATCCTGAAGAACGCACGATATATTCAATACCGGCCTTTTTCGCGGCTTCAACGGTCAAATGCCCGTACCGGGACAATTTTTCCTGCATGGGTATGGACAAAAAGACCCGATCACATCCGGCCATGACACGGGCAATGGAATTCACGTCCTTGAAGTCAAACACGCGGGCTTCGACACCCGAATTCGCCAAGGCGTCAGCCCTGGCCTGGGAATGGACGCCGGCAACCACTTCCGCCCTGCCGTCAAGCGAATCAATCAGGGCTGTTCCAAGA
Protein-coding sequences here:
- a CDS encoding zinc dependent phospholipase C family protein, with translation MKYIFALIISGFVMLIPDQAFAWGPGVHLALGNSVLADVGCLPPLVAALLDRYRNAFLYGCLSADIFIGKGTKFRPGHSHNWVTGFKLLNSAKDAEVQAYAYGYLTHLAADVVAHNYFVPNALMDMNSGSKLSHVYVEAQADRRFRRELETALTLFRKPNRDSDDTLLSTMDKRRLPFVVKKQLIKGSLTVTGRKGWGNSLRLADRLVPGLRVMREFESMFSLSENLVFNFLSDPKASPAVSFDPIGSRHLRRVREIRLQRQAGALIPSVSFLPHDSLTCISVPSTHESTQLGVTVVG
- a CDS encoding NmrA family NAD(P)-binding protein, giving the protein MSKIFIPSGAGLLGTALIDSLDGRAEVVAGVHSQARADALANSGVEARVFDFKDVNSIARVMAGCDRVFLSIPMQEKLSRYGHLTVEAAKKAGIEYIVRSSGYGASSDAHWRLGREHGMVDQFVEDSKITYTVLRPNCFMQNFIGPYAEMVRAGVIALPQEAAAVSYIDVRDVTDCAARLLLDNTGFENSFYALTGPEGLTLSQVAEKITAAIGRTVEYAPASEEAFVQLLQEQDVPQWNNDMLVSLTRIIKLGMADNVTKAVEYVTGKPARTFDDFVAEHAAVWK